TATACAAACACGAGGTCCATGGGTTTTAAGAGCATGTCAGAGCAGTGAGCCCTCAGCTTCACTCACTGTGAGGGCAACTTGCTTTGGCAGCCATAGACAACAATGCACCTTGCACTTCTAGAAAGAAACAATTAACTAATGAAATGGCATTTTCACTATTAAGCATTTTATGCAGGCAACACCCAAGTAAGCAATTGTGGCATACCTTGCCGCGTTTAAGAAATGGTACACAATTTTATTACATGTAAAAGATCAAATTCCCATCATTGCACAAAGTTATACTGCAGAAATAGCATACCGAGAGctgtcagccaatcagaacaaaTTTCAGAAGAACCCACGTAATTAaaaattgttaattaaaaaaGTTATTACAAACAGAACCACGTAGTAGAACAGGGAATTTTAAACTGAAGTCTTTTAGATCTATCAACAATCCTATCTTACAACAGTACCGTGTAAATATATGACCACTGGGGactttttatgcttttaaaggaacCCCCTCCCTAACACGTTACCCTTTTGCTGCAAGGAAATACAGCAATTGTGCTCTTTTGGCTGCCAAAGGTTAAGGGTTCATAAAAGAAACAGCAATTAGTTATGCCAAAATAAAGAAGTTTATAGCTAAACATTAACATTTGGACCAGAACAATTTTTAAGTCTGATAAATGTTTATGGCAACCCAAGAAACAGTTAAGAGAGTCCAATTGTTGCcttataatgaaaaaagaagggaAGCTAATGCAAGTAATTTTGGGATCGATTAAGGAAAGACGCACAGGTTTTGTCAACATCttgtttttattcatatatatatttttttccctttttaatacGAGTTGCTACAATAAGCGGGCAGAGGAAGCAGCATCAAGAGGGGGAGAAGAAAACAGTTTAGAATATACAGCACTTCCTTTTTGGCTGAGTTTCCGGAGGCTCGAGGGCAGCTAGGATAGCCTCATCAAACACATTCTTCAGACCTCTCTACAAGACAGAGGGGAGGAAAGAAAAGAGCAGCCAGGTTAGAGGATTAGAGAGAAATAAGCAGCAGACATACAAAGAGCACTAAGGAAAGTTAGCTGAAACAGAAGCAATTCCTAATCACCCGATCCCGTGGCAAGAGAAATCATGCTACGGTTAGTAAGATTAGTGGTTACAAAACGCTTTGGCTGCAATATGTTTATTTAGTTCACATCATATATAAAGGAATAGCTTTAAAGCTATTTAGAGGAGATTTCTACCCATTTGCAAAAAACTGAGTATCCCCAACAGCAAGTAGACCTAccgccctcctccccccaggctaactgcccccgccccccggggaaatgccccatactttatacttacccctcagcgcagattctgccagcggagttccacgcatccatcttctgggtccttggtaagctgactgggagatccgAAATTTCTGGTGTAATTCCGCaaatgcgcagttgttgcaaactggcaaactgctccaactgcatatGTGCCGAAATACCGacctcccagtcagcttacagaggacccaTAAGATGGATGCGTtgaactccgctggcagaatctgcgccgaggagTAAGTATAAAgaatggggcatttgcccggggtgtGGGGCAGTTAGCCTTTAAATGCTGAATGACccagatttacattctagacttGTATGGTTAAAGTTGTCAAGATTAACATTCAGCATAGGGGCTGTTCAAGTCAAGCCAAATATACAACCCAGCTGCTTGAAAGGGAACATGCTCCAATATGAAACAAGTGTATATGGCTATAACCTGCATGAAATATATCCCACAGCTTAAACCCTCCATATTGTATATGATGCCACCCAAAGTGCATTTAATTAGCTCCTAGTAATATCCTTTATAAAGGGCCGCAGCGCTCTACATAGATGCAAAATGCATACAGTCTGTAGATCTAAATCAGTTCTTCTAAGTAACTCTTGTAGCGGAAATgagaatttaagaaaaaaaataaaaaaattgaagaaaGAAAACCTGTAATGCATAGCGAAAATAAAAGGAAACTATAAATTGAAAATATCACTGGAAAGCAATTATTATTTGACAGGTCCCAGTAAAGCCAAGTGGTCTATAAGATATCAGGACAATATGCCAGAGAAGTGGCTTATGTAgaagcaggggcataactacagaccTTGCGACTGTTCAGTGCCCAGGTGATGCATAAGATACTGACTAATAAGCAATTTCACTCTtgcaaaatgaattatttatgaCTGTTTGAAAGGGTAGTAGATTACATTTGCTGTACCCAATAACTTCTAGTTATTCCACTGTTAAAGACCATATCTTTGACTACCAATTCCTTGTGGATAGTCTGGAATATAAACTGAAGTGCTTTTTCAGGTAAGCACTGAATGAGTTGCTGCAGGTCAAGTCTTTTCAAGGGAATTTACCGGAGATTTACAAGGGGACGGTTTACTGCAGGCACAAGAGttacggtggccatagacacacagataatatcgtacaaaactcattttcgtacgatattcggtgcgtgtatggtagaaaaagagccgaccgatatcggcagaagacttggatatcggtcttCTCGTTGATTGTgatggccggaaaattttgatcgggtgcctttgaaggaacccaaacttcgccattgttagtgctgaatcgtcacatacatgtagaattctattgtttctacctgtgtatctgatgattcagctctacacgtgtgtattgaaatgaatgatctttcttcgAAACATCTtgtccaagaaagatcgtaattctTACGCCTATAGCCACCTTAAGTCCAAGTGGTTAGGCTATAGATGACCGAGCTGGGGCAGCAGGAACAgcgttccttaaaggggttgttcacctgcaaacactttttttcagttcagttggtttcagatatttcaccacaaataaagactttttcaattactttctattttctacttgtgaccatttttctaatattgaagtgtaaaattaaattttttaccttctaaaccagctctgggggggggggtcaccgactcttaactgttctaaatggatacactTAGACAAATTTGTTATCTTCAAAggcattaaaggcagctgttgattGAATTGACACAATAGTtcctaatattccacagatgttgctgagaaatgtttcaactaaatgtagcacatTATAATAGGTCAGAATCTGCTCctagatcactgagctgccagactgaaaccccagagacaggaacattaaacttcaatttggggaaaatggtaaaaaataaaagttggaaattgaaaaaaaaagtgtttatgattaacaaaatctgaaaaaattcaactgaagtgtttggaaggtgaaacccctttaaaagcttcTCTGAATTCAGTGTATTGGACTCATAGTGTCAGTGCAGAGCATGTGGTAGGCAGCTTGATAAAAGTAATCTACAGAAAAGTAATCCACAGAACTCCCATACTCTAAAGGACCATGGTTAATTAAAATTTTCTGCATAAACAGCAACAATGATCTAGCATCACAGGATAGTTCTGTAGGTCATGGGTTTAAGAAAAAGGTTTCCAATTAaaattggtgggggggggggagattaaaCAAAGGATTAAATCATTAGAAgacaaaataacaatataatgacTGCAAGGAAAGTTTCATGTTGAAGATGAGGCAACAGAATTTAAGCAAGGGTGTTCTATATATGCCTGGGGATGAGATGTAGAGGAAAGGAAAAGAGATTAAAAATGAGAAggacaaaaacaaaaagcatggATGGTACTTGAAAAGGTACTAACTGGACTCTCCTAAATCTATTTTCCAATGGTTGCCTTCAGGTTCCTTAAACGGAAAGTTaaattgtgtatttatacaaattcAGAAATGTTGAGCACTTtacaaaattataattaaaagagcattttatactgaaaaaaaaaaaaagaaatgtgttctGATGATCTGTTTAAAAATACTCTACCAAATCAAACAAGTACATGCTAATTTCATAATATGAATTGGTATACAATACATTCCTATTTATTGACAGTCaccttttcttatttttacaaAGTTATACCGAATCAGCCTTCAAGCTATTTATACTAGTCCAAATTCTAAATGACTTTGAAAGCTACAACTTATTGAAGGTCTAACAGCACAACTATTAAAGACCATATATAACACAGCTATTGTTTTCTCACCTGTGTGAGTGCAGAACACTCAACATATTTAACTGCCTTTAAGTCACGGGCCAGTTTCTCAGCTGTCTCTGGAGTGATtggtttctgtttgttttttgccAGTTTCTCAATTGTTGAAGGATCATCTCTTAAATCTATCTGGGTGCCAACCAGCAGAAATGGAGTTTTGGGACAGTGATGAGTGATTTCAGGTACCCACTGAAaaccaaaacacacacacagtttagGATTTAGAAGTGCATAATACTTAAAATTATAATCACAGTAAATGACTTAAAATACCTTTTCTTTCACATTTTCAAATGAAGATGGTGAGACGACTGAGAAACAAACTAGAAACACATCTGTCTGTGGATAGCTAAGCGGTCGTAATCTATCATAATCTTCCTGTCCTGTGGATAGAGAgcaacattaaattaaattaaacaaagcATACATGGAACACTGCCACCATTTAAACTGGAGTGAGTTCATTTACTACAGGCAGGATGcctcattttattaaaacaaaatgattGGTCAAACGTGTTACAATTAGTCTTGTGCAAACAATAAATGTAGCATGCAGGTAGTCTTTATTTTGAAGTACCATATAATGGAACATCTCTAATGAAGTCAGCTATCTGAGAAGCAATCACTATATATTTCTGTGCCCCTGTCATTCAAGTAAATGGAAGCCACCTGTCACCATTGGTGGCAGTTTTCATCCGTCTAAATGGCAGGCATCAAAGAGAAATGTTACATGAGCCACAGGCCTCATTTCCATAATTGCAGGTATAATTTAAATAAGGTTATtattaaataagatacaatttttaaaaaagacatatGCTAAAATGACAGAACAAAGGAAATAAGACCCAAACTTCACTTTtctaacagttaaaggggttgtccacctttgagataacttttagtatgatgtggagagtgatatggAGAGTGAgcttgtgatactaagctctatagttaatataggtatgggtatatagaatttaattaaaagtagggaggggtgtgtgtatgtttgctgggtttcatttggagggggttgaacttgatggttcaacccaatttaactatgtaactatttaactattctgagacaatttgcaatttgttttaattttttattattgaaggtttttgagttatttagcagatCTTCAAttggcattttaagcaatctggtaactatgacccaaattaccctagcaaccatgcattgattttaataagagactggaatatgaataggagagagtctgaatagaaggatcagcaataaaaattagcaacaagaatacatgtgtagccttacagagcatgtttttttagaaggggtcagtgacgcccatttgaaagatgcaaagtatcagaagaaaaaaagacaattataaaaaataattaaaaccaattgaaaagttgctcagaattggtcGTTCTCTACCATaccaaaagttactttaaaggtgaaccacccctttaagaaattctattattttaaaatgcataaacATGCAGAGCGGGCTTGTTGAATACTGCTTAATACCAAAGAGCAAGCAACTTCAAAGTGCTGCTGCCaaagaaaagatgaaaaaaaaaaatgtctcatcATGAGAAATTAAGTTACACATGCAGCTTGCATAGTAGTACGGTAATACTATAAGGACATTAAAGGAATGTGAGCATCAAAATTCCCCCAAAATCATTAGTCTATGACATAATTCACAATTTGCCCTTTGCAAGGTTTGATATTCTTCATAACTGTAGATAAAATGGTTTCCTTAATAACCTGCAATAAATAGGTGCTTACCTGCTGTATCAAATAACCCTAGGGTGTATGGTTCCCCTCCGATCATAACCGTTACGGCATAATTGTCAAAAACCTGTGGTAAAATTAACAAATACATTAATGTTGAATAGGCACAAAGGATTTTTGAAAAAGAAGCATATGTACTCATAACTTCCACAAAGATAAACATTAGTCTTCCGTACAGACCAGTATCAATTGCTTGGATATGATTTGGGTGAGGATTTAGGTGAAAGAGAATTTGAAGTTCATAAATTTGTGTGGGAAGTAGGGGGTACAGAAAAAACCCAGTAAAAAACAAGTTCTAAAAATATATCAGAATTACTTCTTAATTCCACTGAACACTATATACAATAAACTCATGCTGGAAGACTGACATCAGCATTGTTCAATGGTAGAATTGGGTAAAATAAAGAGTACAAAACTGAATAGAACAGTAGTAGGTGTACTTACCGTTGGTACATACTCAGAAGGGAACTTGTTTGTTGTGTAAGAGATAAGCAGACATGTTTTACCCACAGCACCATCACCAACGACTACACATTTAATTGTCTGCATGGCTGAAATTTTCTAGTGTGAAGGTCAGCAAAGTTGGTTCAATGCAGACCTGCAaagaaaataaaggattattgtgTCTGTATGTAGTGTCTCATTTTACTTAGGTTGAACTTATCCTACTACGTCTTAATCAAACCACAAACAATGTCACTTTTCCTTTCTACATCCTTGCTACTCATATTCACAGGAATAGCAATTTACAGCAAACTTTATTTAGCCAATGGGTGAGCTTTCCAGGTGAATCAACAGATTTCCTCTTCTTGCATTGCTCCTCTGTTTGACAGAAAAAAAGCCCACCCATTAAAAAGGCGGCCTAGTTCAATGCACGGTGCAAAGTGATCCAGTCAGCACCTGTACCTTTCAAGCTGTTTCACGCTGATGCAAGTCCAACAGTTTCCACTCAAAACTTGTTAGCCAAATACTTGTATTTTGGACAGCACCACTCacgattctctttttctttaaaaagcctttattcagccaTGGGTTCTGACCCCTAACAattcggcaacgtttcagaccaccaTCGGTCTTTTGTCAAGCCTTGacaaaagaccgatggcggtctgaaacgttgccgaatTGTTTGAGGTCAGAGCCCAtggctgaataaaggctttttaaagaaaaagagaatcgtGAGTGGTGCTGTCCAAAATACAATGCACGGTGCAGAAATAAGAacaacccttaaggtggccatagacgccaTATGAgctggatctttccccaatatgccattaacgagcatggctatatcgggggtaaccTGAATGTGCGGCTGTATggccgaatgatcagattacaatgcacaatgggctccggcgggatcggtcaggtcaaaatcaaacttgaccgatctccgccggacgaaagatgtcggcactctccacacacgatctaaaaaatcgtacgaatcctcgattcgtacgataggatctgtgcgtctatggccagctttactcctgTCAGTCCCTTAAtcgtacacaaaaaaaaaaatagagtgcaCTACCTATTAGAAAATACCCTCTCGGGTGTCAGGTGCTAAACAGTCTATCAGACCTCTTGCTCCGGGTCAAAGCAAATCATAAGCAAATCCAAGGAACTATAGCACTCTGATCCAGTTTTTAAGTTGCAAAAGTTTTATGGCTGGTTTATGGCACACTTGTTGCATACTTTCTATTCTTTTGCCAAAACATCAATTTCACACTCATCTCTTTCGCCATATCATTTCAAAGGTTTCTAATTTGGGGGATAAAAGGAAAAagcatgtatttttttctaaattcattCCTGTAAATGACAGGGTGTAGTGTTTGTCGACTGGTAAGCTGTCATTATACAAATACTTTCTGGTTTGGGTGCATTCAGAAGATAAGAGAGACAACAGCATCAATTGTGACACGAACATAGTAAAGAGTTTCCCTTTACCTACTAACTGAACATactgaacattaaaggggatgtacgGTAAATCAATTTAAGAACTGTATTGGCATCTGGAAGAAAAATGACATTTTCGATCACCTCAGCATAGGTTttcaaagctggccatacacatccAGATCAAAGAGCAGATCTGGTCCTGATTTAGCCACCCACGAGCTTGGCCAAATTGGATTCATACAGAAGCAGAGTGCATCAATGTGATGATATGGTCCTCcttatatactgaataaagtaccctctcttgaaAAAAgtataaaggatattataagttacagaggagttccgtgaacatataaaaacacaaggccgagtgattttatacaggtcatggaactccgaggtgactttgaatatccttatattttgcaacagggggtattttatttgttataatagaCAAATTATGAGACAGAAATGACATACTAAGCtctaattataactgatgacatcactaagcatcgtttataaggatattttttTCAGGATATTCATTGCTCTTGTGCATTATAAGGGAATAATTAAACCAGCAAGATGTTGATTGGACAGGCCACTGGTGGGCCCCATCCACAAGCTAATAGGATGTGACTTGGCACAGAAGGACAGTCGGCAGTTTTTGGggtccttgtatggccaccttaggtcTACCACATGCTGTTAGGGGTCTGTAAATTATCGGATACACTTCTCCTCAAAGTAAATAAATGGGTGTACAGATTGTTGACAGCATAATCTTGCGGACCTTAGAAACGTGCACTGAACTGGATGGAAGAAGCATGTCAGCACATTAATTCTGCTGTGAACGGCAAGTGACTCATGAATGTTATAAAGGGACAATACACCACAGCTCTAAAATTTATAATTTCCTGCTAGAATTAAAACATGACAAAACAGTCCAACTATAAGCAACTGCCCatcgtggttcaaggcaagaaagGGAGTGCCCACTACCAAACTTGCTTGTAACACAGAAAATCACTAGTCAGTAGGCTTTCAATCATaccttttgttaaaggagaaggaaagtcatcttgcacttcgggagtgacaaatgttaggcacccccaagtgattgtattgacttacctgaaacccccgggccggtgctcctatcagcagaaaaatgcaccggcccagggttcttccagcgagcaccatggagtgatcctcttccggctttttctttcttctcgcggctgcgcatgcgcattaggatgaaaagctgaactttaactaaaaagtcagctatttcgttctactgtgcatgcatctgccctgggaaatttgaagaaagaagaagctggaagaggatcgctccatggtgctcactggtataactccgggccggtgcagttttctgctgataggagcactggcccagggtttcaggtaagtcaatacaatcacttggggtgcctaacatttggcacctccaagtgcaggatgactttccttctcctttaaaaaaaaaaaaagctgcactcAATTTAGTCAATTAGACTGAGGAAGCAGCATAAACTTCCTGTTTGAGCTTCCTGTCAAGATGATAGTTACTCGTTCctcttttgtattttaaaactGCTGTATGAATATGATCAGAGACCAAGTAACATTGCCTTAATACTGCTGCATGGTGAGGCTCTCTGTGTTACCTAAGTGGCCAATATTATACACAACAGAATAATACACTCCCCAGCAATAGAAATCAGACCAAATGTGATTTCAATTCTCACTGTAGCGCCCAATCACTGCCAGCCACCCAATAGACCAATAGTGTGATTATCCATGAGGCTGGTAGTGATTTGGGGCTGCAGTGAGAATTGAGAACAGGGAAGAGATAATGGTGTGATCTCAATTCTCGCTGCAGAGCCCAATCACTGCCAGCCAACCAGGAGAATGGGAGAGCTGCTTGACCATAGGCTTTGCCATCACAAGCTGCTAGGAAGAGATGTATCTCAGCGATACTCTAAAAGAGAGGAAACACATTGGTGGGATTTCAAAGTGGAATATATAATAATCAGACTGATCTGCAACTGAACGATGAAAGCATTAAAGCTCTACACATCAAACTGCCAAAGTTACAAGCCACTAAGAGGGAAAATAGGtaactgttaaaggggaactaaagtctaaaatagaacaatactagaaatgctgtattttgtatactaaacatgaacttactgcaccagaagcctaattaaacaaattaattatgttttcaaagttggccgcagggggctgtcatgttgtaacttt
This sequence is a window from Xenopus laevis strain J_2021 chromosome 7S, Xenopus_laevis_v10.1, whole genome shotgun sequence. Protein-coding genes within it:
- the cdc42.S gene encoding cell division control protein 42 homolog isoform X2, coding for MQTIKCVVVGDGAVGKTCLLISYTTNKFPSEYVPTVFDNYAVTVMIGGEPYTLGLFDTAGQEDYDRLRPLSYPQTDVFLVCFSVVSPSSFENVKEKWVPEITHHCPKTPFLLVGTQIDLRDDPSTIEKLAKNKQKPITPETAEKLARDLKAVKYVECSALTQRGLKNVFDEAILAALEPPETQPKRKCCIF
- the cdc42.S gene encoding cell division control protein 42 homolog isoform X1 yields the protein MQTIKCVVVGDGAVGKTCLLISYTTNKFPSEYVPTVFDNYAVTVMIGGEPYTLGLFDTAGQEDYDRLRPLSYPQTDVFLVCFSVVSPSSFENVKEKWVPEITHHCPKTPFLLVGTQIDLRDDPSTIEKLAKNKQKPITPETAEKLARDLKAVKYVECSALTQKGLKNVFDEAILAALEPPEPKKKRKCSLL